One Ricinus communis isolate WT05 ecotype wild-type chromosome 2, ASM1957865v1, whole genome shotgun sequence DNA segment encodes these proteins:
- the LOC125369346 gene encoding carboxymethylenebutenolidase homolog isoform X2 gives MGSISGSFTTTTTTRPVSSLHRRGLHFVSTSSFTPQLPSSRKYNLGPQRSSTENVARQVFCNLLKVEDDINDEACELVNGVELSLGEGVDTISAYLFTAVKNNNGTGVLLLSDIFGFEDSSTRDFAYRLACNGYNVLVPDLFCGDPWTKDRPKAMLEQWIAKQEPQRVAKDIATAAKWMADEFLAAGISKKLGIIGFCFGGGRVIEVLSRDQGACFGIGVSFYGTRMDPSLASEIKVPVLFISGNSDPLCSVNVLKDIEKDIGQRSRVVIFQGRGHGFAHRPNSPEEDKDAEQAFVIMRNWLYDGLVLEN, from the exons ATGGGTTCAATAAGCGGTTCTTTTactaccaccaccaccacaaGGCCCGTCTCATCTCTTCACCGCCGTGGTCTTCACTTCGTTTCAACGTCTTCTTTTACTCCTCAGCTTCCTTCTTCT AGAAAATACAATTTGGGTCCCCAGAGATCATCTACAGAGAATGTTGCCCGTCAGGTTTTTTGTAATCTGTTGAAAGTTGAGGATGACATAAATGATGAGGCATGTGAATTGGTCAACGGAGTGGAACTGTCTTTGGGGGAAGGTGTTGATACCATCAGTGCTTATCTCTTCACGGCggtgaaaaataataatggaaCTGGCGTACTTCTTTTGTCTGATATTTTTGGGTTTGAAGACTCATCTACGAGAGACTTTGCATATCGTCTTGCCTGCAATGGTTACAA TGTTCTAGTTCCTGACTTATTTTGCGGAGATCCATGGACAAAAGACCGGCCAAAGGCTATGCTTGAACAGTGGATAGCAAAACAAGAACCCCAGAGAGTTGCAAAGGACATTGCAACAGCAGCAAAATGGATGGCAGATGAATTTTTAGCTGCAGGGATTTCAAAGAAGCTTGGCATAATTGGGTTTTGCTTTGGTGGAGGCAGAGTAATAGAGGTGCTATCTAGAGATCAAGGTGCTTGTTTTGGGATTGGGGTTTCTTTTTATGGGACAAGGATGGATCCATCTCTGGCTTCTGAGATAAAGGTTCCAGTATTGTTTATTTCAGGGAACAGTGATCCACTTTGCTCTGTCAATGTCTTGAAAGATATTGAGAAGGACATTGGTCAGAGGTCAAGGGTAGTTATTTTCCAGGGAAGAGGCCATGGCTTTGCGCACCGTCCTAACTCCCCTGAAGAAGATAAAGATGCTGAGCAGgcttttgtaattatgagaaattggctgtatgatggtttggtctTAGAAAACTGA
- the LOC125369346 gene encoding carboxymethylenebutenolidase homolog isoform X1, translated as MGSISGSFTTTTTTRPVSSLHRRGLHFVSTSSFTPQLPSSSLKLPYKPLKATGCARCLSILMYVQRKYNLGPQRSSTENVARQVFCNLLKVEDDINDEACELVNGVELSLGEGVDTISAYLFTAVKNNNGTGVLLLSDIFGFEDSSTRDFAYRLACNGYNVLVPDLFCGDPWTKDRPKAMLEQWIAKQEPQRVAKDIATAAKWMADEFLAAGISKKLGIIGFCFGGGRVIEVLSRDQGACFGIGVSFYGTRMDPSLASEIKVPVLFISGNSDPLCSVNVLKDIEKDIGQRSRVVIFQGRGHGFAHRPNSPEEDKDAEQAFVIMRNWLYDGLVLEN; from the exons ATGGGTTCAATAAGCGGTTCTTTTactaccaccaccaccacaaGGCCCGTCTCATCTCTTCACCGCCGTGGTCTTCACTTCGTTTCAACGTCTTCTTTTACTCCTCAGCTTCCTTCTTCT AGTCTGAAGTTACCTTATAAGCCACTCAAAGCTACTGGATGTGCAAGGTGCCTCAGCATTTTAA TGTATGTACAGAGAAAATACAATTTGGGTCCCCAGAGATCATCTACAGAGAATGTTGCCCGTCAGGTTTTTTGTAATCTGTTGAAAGTTGAGGATGACATAAATGATGAGGCATGTGAATTGGTCAACGGAGTGGAACTGTCTTTGGGGGAAGGTGTTGATACCATCAGTGCTTATCTCTTCACGGCggtgaaaaataataatggaaCTGGCGTACTTCTTTTGTCTGATATTTTTGGGTTTGAAGACTCATCTACGAGAGACTTTGCATATCGTCTTGCCTGCAATGGTTACAA TGTTCTAGTTCCTGACTTATTTTGCGGAGATCCATGGACAAAAGACCGGCCAAAGGCTATGCTTGAACAGTGGATAGCAAAACAAGAACCCCAGAGAGTTGCAAAGGACATTGCAACAGCAGCAAAATGGATGGCAGATGAATTTTTAGCTGCAGGGATTTCAAAGAAGCTTGGCATAATTGGGTTTTGCTTTGGTGGAGGCAGAGTAATAGAGGTGCTATCTAGAGATCAAGGTGCTTGTTTTGGGATTGGGGTTTCTTTTTATGGGACAAGGATGGATCCATCTCTGGCTTCTGAGATAAAGGTTCCAGTATTGTTTATTTCAGGGAACAGTGATCCACTTTGCTCTGTCAATGTCTTGAAAGATATTGAGAAGGACATTGGTCAGAGGTCAAGGGTAGTTATTTTCCAGGGAAGAGGCCATGGCTTTGCGCACCGTCCTAACTCCCCTGAAGAAGATAAAGATGCTGAGCAGgcttttgtaattatgagaaattggctgtatgatggtttggtctTAGAAAACTGA